The Phormidium yuhuli AB48 DNA window CTTCAGCTAACTCCGTGGGTTTGGGAAGCCGGCCGCGATCGCTAAAAAACTGCATCAGGGGTTCCAACGTCTCCCGAGATTCCTCAAACCGCTGAACCGAGACGCGCACACGGGGAGTGTGGCTCTGAGAACGGAAGCGGGAGGCGCGAAATTGCTCCTGCTGTTCGCGATCGCGAAACACCGCATACACCCCCAACCCCACCGGAATCGCATCCACCCCCAACACCCCATCAATATAGGCTTTCAACTCCTCCTGTTCATAATATTTCTGAAAGGTTCCCCGCTGCGTCACCACCCCATCCCCATAGACGACATCATCCTCATCGCGATCGCGCACCAACACCTGGGCCGCCACCAGTAACACCCCCTCCGTCAAGGCCCAAGCCTTCTGCAAGGCTTCCCGGCGTTCCTGAGGCTCTTCAATCACATTAATCACATAGCCCAAATTGACAAATTGCGCTGGCTGTAAGGCTGTTTCTGGGGCATAATAGGGGTCCCAACCTTGAGCCGTCAGTCCCCGCTGTTGCAGCCGTTCCACATCTCCCCCATAGCCGCAACCATAGTCAAAAAAGGTCATTTCAGGAGTTAACAAACCTGCTTCTAAGGCGAATTTCAGGGGACGAGAAAAATCATGACGCATCATCGCCGCCCGATGGCGTTCAATGCGGGCTTTAACAGGATTCTCCACCTGACGCCGCTGCACTTGATGGCCCTGAATCTCCACCCCCACATCCTTTAAGTAGCGTTGCCAATTGTTGCGAGTGCCGATGTGGCGAGTATTATCGAGGAGTCCGAGGGCTTCTTCCTGTTGAGTCAGGGTCTGGAATTGCTCATACCCCGGATAACTGGGTTGAACAAAGGTTTCCTTACGATGCAAAATGGGGGGATTTTTCGAGTCTTGGTAATTGCGACAACTGACGGTTCCCTGTCGTAAGTTGACGAGAATACTTTGCACCAGGGGAGGATGGGGGTCCCTATCGAAGTCAGGATAGGACAAATAGGAGAGTTGAGGCTGGCTAAGGGAGAACTTGACGAGGGTGGCGTTGTCTAGGTTCTCCACCCCACCGGCGGCGTAGCCTTCATAGAGACGGAGGGGCAGCGGCAGGGCAGCGACGGCACTACGATGGACATAGAAAGCATTGGGGAGGGTTTTACCCACGGGACTCTCCTGACAGGCCTGGACGAGGGTTTTGTGGGGGAGTTGTTGCAACAGTTCCGTCCAGGTTTGCGGTGGCGACTCCAACAGGCCCGCTTCTAGGGCCTGTTCAAGTAACGCCTGCAATGAGTCGGAGACAGTGACTAGGGGAGTCATGGCCAGGATGGGTGAGGTGCGAGTCAGGGGCGAGTGGGGGCGATCGCAAACTCCACCCCCTCGTTCTCACGATAATCGTAACTGAGGTGATCTGTCACATGAATATCGGCGTCGAGTCGTTGTCTCATCCAACCGTTGGGGGGAGCCATTCGTTATGGGATATAGAGAATTGCCATGGTATAATAGCCAGTATTAACAATTTTCTAAATTGCCATGACTCTCGAACAAGAAATACGAAATAAGTCCTCTCAAGTCTCGACAAACTCTTATTCAATGTCCGTCAATGAACTGGTTTCCATGTATCGGGACGGAGAGTTAAACATTCATCCTGAATTTCAACGCTTTTATCGTTGGACAGTCGGACAAAAATCACGATTTATTGAGTCCCTTCTCCTGGGTATTCCCATTCCACCTATCTTTGTCTCAGAACGGTTAGACGCTCATTGGGATGTGATTGATGGCTTGCAACGACTGTCAACTATTTTAGAGCTAATGGGAGAACTCAAAAATGAGGAGGGCATTATACAAGAGGAGTTATGTCTAATTGAAACTCGCTATCTTCCTAGCCTCAAGAATCGAACCTGGTCAGCCAAGCAAGGAGAACAGCAATCGTTACCAGATTCGGCAAAAATCAAAATAAAACGAGCTAGGCTGGACATTAATATTGTCAAGCAAGAGAACGACGAAATTGCAAAATATGAAATTTTTCAACGATTAAATACCGGGGGGTCTCTGGCGACCGACCAAGAAGTCCGTAGTTGTATTCTCATCATGAATAATCGTGAGTTCTTCCTCTGGCTGCAAAAACTTTGTGATTTTACACCATTCAAAGACTGTCTAATTTTAACAGATCGTGCAATTGAAGAAGCATTTGACCTAGAGCTTATCACTCGTTTTGTGGTCCTCGCAACCTGTCCAACCTCCCAGCTTAACGGTATCAATGAGTTGGGAACCTTTTTGACTGACAAGATTGTTGAGATTGCCAATGATGATAGTTTCAACCAGAACGAGGTTGAAGATGTATTCAAAAAGACATTTGACTATCTCTCCAAGCAATTTGGAGAAAATAGCTTCAGAAAGTATAATCACAAGAAAG harbors:
- a CDS encoding DUF262 domain-containing protein; the encoded protein is MTLEQEIRNKSSQVSTNSYSMSVNELVSMYRDGELNIHPEFQRFYRWTVGQKSRFIESLLLGIPIPPIFVSERLDAHWDVIDGLQRLSTILELMGELKNEEGIIQEELCLIETRYLPSLKNRTWSAKQGEQQSLPDSAKIKIKRARLDINIVKQENDEIAKYEIFQRLNTGGSLATDQEVRSCILIMNNREFFLWLQKLCDFTPFKDCLILTDRAIEEAFDLELITRFVVLATCPTSQLNGINELGTFLTDKIVEIANDDSFNQNEVEDVFKKTFDYLSKQFGENSFRKYNHKKETYMGGSLVSLFEIVAVALARVLLNGGDLPNESEFEKAHRDLSQNETLKEFTKSGVRSSTRIPKTINFGQSMLEQWVKSEQ
- a CDS encoding DNA phosphorothioation-associated putative methyltransferase, coding for MTPLVTVSDSLQALLEQALEAGLLESPPQTWTELLQQLPHKTLVQACQESPVGKTLPNAFYVHRSAVAALPLPLRLYEGYAAGGVENLDNATLVKFSLSQPQLSYLSYPDFDRDPHPPLVQSILVNLRQGTVSCRNYQDSKNPPILHRKETFVQPSYPGYEQFQTLTQQEEALGLLDNTRHIGTRNNWQRYLKDVGVEIQGHQVQRRQVENPVKARIERHRAAMMRHDFSRPLKFALEAGLLTPEMTFFDYGCGYGGDVERLQQRGLTAQGWDPYYAPETALQPAQFVNLGYVINVIEEPQERREALQKAWALTEGVLLVAAQVLVRDRDEDDVVYGDGVVTQRGTFQKYYEQEELKAYIDGVLGVDAIPVGLGVYAVFRDREQQEQFRASRFRSQSHTPRVRVSVQRFEESRETLEPLMQFFSDRGRLPKPTELAEEADIIDLFGSLRRAFRLVLQATDEADWDAIAERRRQELLIYLALTALGDRPRFSELTPAIRYDIRAFFGNYKQALMAADLMLYGLGSLERLGKLCDRSPIGQRSPRGLTVHISAFNHLDPILRLYEGCASHTIGRMDDTTLIQFHTQRPKISYFHCPDFDTNPHPLIKTIMQIDLQDLRVHRYTYDLFENPFVLHKKEDFVTPDYPHYDRFTRLSRQEQKWGLLDDLEAIRRYRQWLKCLKANGAELRGHRVYWRKDVDPYQKRVIQARKQRSQP